A single genomic interval of Ruminococcus sp. NK3A76 harbors:
- a CDS encoding sodium ion-translocating decarboxylase subunit beta, which yields MDQFLGTIAELANTSGLAGFFVEGGWKNLVMILISFLFMYLAIAKGFEPLLLLPISFGMLLTNLPEAGLYHPDFWVYKTVIEDGVENEHYIDYGHILQHGGLLDILYMGVKLQIYPPLIFLGIGAMTDFGPLIANPKSFLLGAAAQGGIFFTFIGAAALGMTAAECGSIAIIGGADGPTAIYVSSILLSNKDSIGVGTIALAAYTYMALVPIIQPPIMRALTTKKERSIVMGQLRPVSKVEKILFPILVTCVIALMIPSAAPLVGMLMFGNLLKESGVCDRIAKTAQNELMNIITIFLGTTVGATTTASSIMTLSFAKVIILGVIAFSIGTACGVLLGKLMCVATGGKINPLIGSAGVSAVPMAARVSQKVGQETVPTNYLLMHAMGPNVAGVIGSAVAAGVLLSVVAH from the coding sequence ATGGATCAGTTTTTGGGTACTATTGCAGAGCTTGCAAATACCTCCGGACTTGCCGGCTTCTTCGTTGAGGGCGGCTGGAAAAACCTTGTAATGATACTTATTTCTTTCTTATTTATGTATCTTGCAATAGCAAAGGGCTTTGAGCCGCTTCTGCTTCTTCCGATATCATTCGGTATGCTTTTGACAAACCTTCCCGAGGCAGGGCTTTATCATCCTGATTTCTGGGTATATAAGACCGTTATTGAAGACGGTGTTGAGAACGAACACTACATAGATTACGGGCATATACTACAACACGGGGGACTATTGGATATCCTGTATATGGGCGTAAAGCTGCAGATATATCCTCCGCTTATCTTCCTTGGCATAGGTGCAATGACAGACTTCGGTCCGCTTATTGCTAACCCTAAGAGCTTCCTTCTCGGTGCTGCTGCACAGGGCGGTATATTCTTCACCTTCATCGGCGCAGCTGCTCTTGGCATGACTGCTGCTGAGTGCGGTTCTATCGCTATCATCGGCGGTGCTGACGGCCCTACAGCTATCTATGTTTCGTCTATTCTTCTTTCTAACAAAGACTCTATCGGCGTTGGTACAATAGCACTTGCTGCATATACATATATGGCGCTCGTTCCTATCATCCAGCCGCCTATAATGAGAGCTCTTACCACAAAGAAAGAGCGTTCTATAGTTATGGGTCAGTTAAGACCTGTATCCAAGGTAGAGAAGATACTTTTCCCGATACTTGTTACCTGCGTTATAGCTCTTATGATCCCTTCTGCTGCTCCGCTCGTGGGTATGCTCATGTTCGGCAACCTTCTTAAGGAGAGCGGTGTCTGCGACAGAATAGCTAAAACTGCTCAGAATGAGCTTATGAATATAATCACTATATTCCTCGGTACTACTGTTGGTGCTACAACAACTGCAAGCTCTATCATGACTCTTTCCTTTGCAAAGGTCATCATACTTGGTGTTATAGCATTCAGTATCGGTACTGCCTGCGGTGTGCTCCTCGGTAAATTGATGTGCGTTGCTACAGGCGGCAAGATCAATCCTCTTATCGGTTCTGCCGGTGTTTCTGCTGTTCCTATGGCAGCAAGAGTTTCACAGAAGGTCGGTCAGGAGACTGTTCCTACAAACTATCTGCTCATGCACGCAATGGGTCCGAATGTTGCAGGCGTTATTGGTTCTGCAGTTGCGGCCGGCGTACTTCTGAGCGTAGTTGCACACTAA
- a CDS encoding segregation/condensation protein A, which produces MEAVSFKLDMFEGPLDLLLHLIQKHKLNIMDIEISLLLEQYLEYIEQLDHEDYEYAGEFLEMAARLIYIKTVSLLPKAEEAQELKQELQGRILEYSICKQLADKLRGMYIENGVFVRKELVLEEGSKAYELTHAPEELVTALLSAGKKKAIPEPQIKAKDFGGIVSHKIYSVTSKILFVLKKLYKTGSFDMNRLYDGMKVKSERIATFLAILELTKSGRITLSDDNSVIYFKRRTKEERALEKNTVKTEEQRLLEEEGEFIPDDEEVPEIPEDKQYAVFEPFITKEQRREMPVRVSMEKVMPRSALDIIVLDDPEPEIEPTVENEQVDEASEKNETETSVNTEPEIKTAEKKPRPVKKTKAKAVYKKRRAKSADRKRSYINGVLTGVCVAAVGIGLYVAAKEIMTTKRG; this is translated from the coding sequence TTGGAAGCTGTTTCATTCAAGCTTGATATGTTCGAGGGGCCTCTCGATCTGCTTTTGCATCTGATACAAAAGCACAAGCTAAATATTATGGATATAGAGATATCCCTGCTGTTAGAGCAGTATCTTGAATATATTGAACAGCTCGATCATGAGGATTATGAGTACGCCGGCGAGTTCCTTGAAATGGCTGCGAGACTTATATACATCAAAACTGTCTCACTTCTTCCAAAGGCTGAGGAAGCCCAGGAGCTCAAACAGGAATTACAGGGCAGGATACTTGAATACTCTATATGCAAGCAGCTTGCAGATAAGCTGCGTGGAATGTATATCGAAAACGGTGTTTTTGTCCGCAAGGAGCTTGTGCTTGAAGAAGGCTCAAAGGCATATGAGCTGACTCATGCGCCTGAGGAGCTTGTAACTGCGCTATTATCCGCCGGAAAGAAAAAGGCCATACCTGAGCCACAGATAAAGGCAAAGGATTTTGGCGGGATAGTTTCACACAAGATATATTCAGTTACTTCAAAGATACTGTTTGTACTTAAGAAGCTATACAAGACCGGCAGCTTTGATATGAACAGGCTGTACGACGGAATGAAAGTGAAATCCGAGCGAATAGCAACTTTTCTGGCTATACTTGAACTTACAAAATCAGGAAGGATAACTCTTTCTGATGATAATTCTGTCATATACTTCAAGCGCCGCACAAAGGAAGAGCGTGCTCTTGAAAAGAATACTGTAAAGACAGAGGAACAGCGGCTGCTTGAAGAAGAGGGAGAGTTTATCCCCGATGATGAAGAAGTCCCTGAGATACCAGAGGACAAGCAGTATGCAGTCTTTGAGCCGTTTATCACAAAAGAACAGCGCAGAGAAATGCCTGTGAGGGTGAGCATGGAAAAGGTCATGCCAAGGTCTGCGCTTGATATAATCGTACTTGATGATCCGGAGCCGGAGATCGAGCCTACGGTCGAAAATGAGCAGGTGGACGAGGCCTCTGAGAAAAACGAAACAGAAACCTCTGTTAACACTGAACCGGAGATCAAAACAGCCGAGAAAAAGCCCAGGCCTGTTAAAAAGACAAAAGCTAAAGCTGTTTACAAAAAGCGCAGAGCAAAATCTGCCGACCGAAAGAGATCGTACATAAACGGCGTGCTTACAGGAGTATGTGTTGCGGCTGTGGGCATAGGGCTTTATGTAGCGGCTAAAGAGATCATGACGACAAAGAGAGGATAA
- a CDS encoding site-2 protease family protein: MTQQDILKYGVKLIVIFLCLPVHEFAHAWSARKLGDTTQDHKGRLTLNPLAHLDLFGAVCLFLTGFGWAKPVQVESRMFKNFKRDMAITAAAGPISNLFLAFFGAILWKITLCCYWVKAGFSITDITENTSGFSTAAYYQIHAGNDALFWLQFILFYFVMINVGLAVFNFIPVPPLDGSKILMFFLPDKTMYKMYEYQMYFYIGFIVVLMTGLLDIPLGLLRSGAFFIIDMMTVWVPSLMEVIL, translated from the coding sequence ATGACACAGCAGGATATTTTGAAATACGGAGTCAAGCTGATAGTAATATTCCTCTGTCTTCCTGTGCATGAATTTGCTCATGCCTGGAGCGCACGGAAGCTCGGCGATACTACTCAGGATCATAAGGGAAGGCTTACGCTCAATCCGCTGGCACATCTTGACCTGTTTGGCGCAGTATGTCTATTTCTTACAGGATTTGGCTGGGCTAAGCCTGTTCAGGTAGAATCACGAATGTTCAAGAATTTCAAACGTGATATGGCTATCACTGCTGCGGCAGGCCCTATTTCCAATTTGTTTTTAGCATTTTTCGGTGCTATTCTCTGGAAGATAACGCTTTGCTGCTACTGGGTAAAGGCTGGTTTTTCCATTACCGACATAACAGAAAACACAAGTGGGTTTTCAACTGCTGCGTACTATCAGATACACGCCGGAAATGATGCGCTTTTCTGGCTGCAGTTTATACTGTTTTATTTTGTTATGATAAATGTAGGTCTTGCGGTGTTTAACTTCATACCTGTTCCGCCGCTTGACGGCTCGAAGATACTGATGTTCTTCCTGCCTGACAAGACGATGTATAAGATGTACGAGTATCAGATGTATTTTTATATCGGATTTATAGTTGTCCTTATGACAGGACTGCTTGATATACCGCTTGGATTGCTAAGAAGCGGTGCATTCTTTATTATTGATATGATGACTGTTTGGGTGCCTTCACTTATGGAGGTAATACTATAA
- a CDS encoding mechanosensitive ion channel, with translation MSEKLLEKMLSWLEHMGPLFLEAAVILLVGKITAKLVLKIMSKGLKNKHIDNTAHTFMMSIVKTLIYIFATIMALSALNVPMSSIVATVGAAGLTLGLALQGSLSNVAGGFIILFSKPFQCGDYVEINNYEGYVTAISILYTRILTMDNKSVFIPNGTVSSSTITNYTREKHRRLELTFSISYSSDFDKACDVIRQVIESSPLSLDTPAKPLIVMSEHADSAIKILTRTWVKTEDYWDFRFYMFEHVKKEFDANGIVIPYSHVDVTLINK, from the coding sequence ATGAGCGAAAAGCTGTTAGAAAAAATGCTCTCCTGGCTTGAACATATGGGACCTTTGTTCCTTGAAGCCGCTGTTATACTCTTAGTCGGAAAGATAACCGCAAAGCTCGTCCTTAAGATAATGTCAAAGGGTCTTAAGAATAAGCATATAGATAATACTGCACATACCTTTATGATGTCTATCGTCAAGACGCTTATCTATATATTTGCCACTATCATGGCACTTTCAGCACTTAACGTCCCGATGTCATCTATCGTTGCAACAGTAGGTGCGGCAGGTCTTACATTAGGTCTTGCACTTCAGGGAAGCCTTTCTAATGTTGCCGGCGGATTTATTATCCTTTTCTCAAAGCCATTCCAGTGCGGCGACTATGTTGAGATCAATAATTACGAGGGCTATGTCACAGCCATTTCGATACTGTACACAAGGATACTGACGATGGACAATAAATCTGTTTTCATCCCAAACGGCACTGTATCAAGCTCAACTATCACAAACTACACAAGAGAAAAGCACAGACGTCTTGAGCTGACCTTCTCTATTTCCTATTCAAGCGATTTTGACAAAGCCTGTGATGTTATCAGGCAGGTCATAGAAAGCTCTCCCCTGTCGCTCGATACTCCTGCAAAGCCTCTCATCGTTATGTCTGAACACGCAGATAGCGCAATAAAGATACTCACCCGAACATGGGTCAAGACCGAGGATTACTGGGATTTCAGGTTCTATATGTTCGAGCACGTCAAAAAAGAATTTGATGCAAATGGTATTGTTATTCCTTACAGTCATGTTGATGTTACACTGATAAACAAATAA
- the rpe gene encoding ribulose-phosphate 3-epimerase, which yields MSTIISASLLACDFSEMGRDISRAEQAGCDWIHFDVMDGIFVANISFGEPILEYARKCTKGFVDTHLMITRPERYVEHYAKLGSDMITFHVESTDNPRAVIDKIHALGKKAGIAVKPDTPVDDIESLIPAVENVLIMTVYPGFGGQSFIPATLKKVTEARAFIEEIGLDTHVQVDGGINEQTAALARAAGADVLVSGSYLFKAQNMSQAVFSLRGNADE from the coding sequence ATGAGTACGATAATTTCTGCTTCGCTGCTTGCTTGCGACTTTTCAGAAATGGGCAGAGATATCAGCCGTGCAGAGCAAGCCGGCTGCGACTGGATACACTTTGATGTTATGGACGGTATATTTGTTGCTAACATCAGCTTTGGTGAACCGATACTTGAATATGCAAGAAAATGCACAAAGGGCTTCGTTGACACTCATCTTATGATAACAAGGCCTGAGCGTTATGTTGAGCATTATGCAAAGCTCGGTTCCGATATGATAACCTTTCATGTTGAGTCAACTGATAACCCAAGGGCTGTGATCGACAAGATACACGCTCTAGGGAAAAAGGCAGGCATTGCTGTCAAGCCTGATACGCCTGTTGATGATATAGAAAGCCTTATACCTGCAGTAGAGAATGTACTTATTATGACAGTATATCCCGGTTTCGGCGGCCAGAGCTTTATCCCGGCAACTCTTAAGAAGGTCACAGAGGCAAGAGCTTTTATCGAGGAGATAGGCCTTGACACTCACGTTCAGGTAGACGGCGGCATCAACGAGCAGACTGCTGCTCTTGCAAGGGCTGCAGGTGCTGATGTACTTGTTTCGGGCTCTTATCTTTTTAAGGCTCAGAATATGTCTCAGGCAGTATTCAGTCTTCGTGGGAATGCTGATGAGTAA
- the yfbR gene encoding 5'-deoxynucleotidase, giving the protein MKNNFFAVISRMKYINRWALMRNTIQENLSEHTLETAYIAHVLAVMRNKRHGGNVDPERCALLAMYHDCTEIITGDLPTPIKYYNPEIRDAYGEIEENAKNKLLGYLPDDLKDEYEPLFVPTEKEKELWQLVKAADKISALIKCIDERNMGNNDFKKAESSTLVAIQRLECAEADEFLREFLPAYGLTLDEQA; this is encoded by the coding sequence ATGAAAAATAATTTTTTTGCAGTCATTTCAAGAATGAAGTACATAAACCGCTGGGCACTGATGAGAAATACAATTCAGGAGAACCTTAGTGAGCATACGCTCGAAACGGCATATATCGCTCATGTTCTTGCTGTTATGCGAAACAAAAGACACGGCGGCAATGTTGACCCTGAAAGATGTGCGCTGCTTGCGATGTATCATGACTGCACAGAGATAATAACAGGCGATCTGCCGACGCCTATCAAATACTATAACCCTGAGATCAGAGATGCTTACGGTGAAATAGAAGAAAATGCCAAGAACAAGCTGCTTGGCTATCTGCCGGATGATCTTAAGGACGAATACGAGCCACTGTTTGTTCCTACGGAAAAGGAAAAGGAACTTTGGCAGCTTGTTAAGGCTGCTGATAAGATATCGGCACTTATTAAGTGCATTGACGAGCGCAATATGGGCAATAATGATTTTAAAAAGGCAGAGAGCTCTACTCTTGTCGCTATACAAAGGCTTGAATGTGCCGAGGCTGATGAATTCCTTAGGGAATTCCTGCCGGCATACGGGCTTACACTTGATGAACAGGCATAG
- a CDS encoding ComF family protein, which produces MKQILSKKTKRFLLDLIFPNRCPVCMRAIRWDKLICDDCIKDIPFIKEDALCGRCGRKHAPDDKCEGEHSYDFVFGAMWYKDKGKKAMYNFKRRYAFNLAELSAPYIYKQLEKYSLLDKVDCITYVPMYPKKEYKRGYNQAEEYAKVLSEALKIPVADGMLAHRKSASQQHELTGSERRDAAKNTYMLGNKKKDPSYKVCILADDVFTTGSTLDVCAGLLKSIGFETVICVSICITPKKLADDEYEEDHESEYYDE; this is translated from the coding sequence ATGAAACAGATATTATCTAAGAAGACAAAAAGGTTTCTTCTTGACCTGATATTCCCGAACAGATGCCCGGTGTGTATGCGTGCTATCAGGTGGGACAAGCTGATATGTGACGACTGTATAAAGGATATCCCGTTTATCAAAGAAGATGCCTTATGCGGCAGATGCGGCAGAAAGCACGCCCCTGATGATAAATGTGAAGGCGAGCACAGCTATGACTTTGTTTTCGGGGCTATGTGGTATAAAGACAAGGGCAAGAAGGCTATGTACAACTTCAAGCGCAGATATGCTTTTAACCTTGCAGAGCTCAGTGCGCCGTATATTTATAAACAGCTCGAAAAATACAGTCTTCTTGATAAGGTGGATTGTATCACATATGTGCCGATGTATCCTAAGAAGGAATACAAGCGTGGATACAATCAGGCTGAAGAATATGCAAAGGTGTTATCCGAAGCGCTGAAAATACCTGTTGCAGACGGAATGCTCGCACACAGAAAAAGCGCTTCCCAACAGCACGAGCTGACAGGAAGTGAGAGGAGAGATGCCGCCAAGAACACATATATGCTCGGGAATAAGAAAAAAGATCCTTCATATAAGGTGTGTATTCTTGCTGATGATGTTTTTACAACAGGCTCGACGCTTGATGTATGTGCAGGGCTTTTAAAATCAATTGGTTTTGAGACGGTAATATGTGTTTCGATATGCATCACCCCGAAAAAGCTCGCTGATGATGAGTATGAGGAAGATCACGAAAGTGAATACTACGATGAATAA
- a CDS encoding OadG family protein: MDINLLSVMSKQLSGNDYDALDIVAVVLTGMSVVFAGLVILIVLVMLYGKIFESLNKSKAEKAAAAKAAAVKKEEPAPKPAPKPAAPAAKIESGIEEETVAVIMAAISAYGAASGKKLRVAGIKRAGGSKGSANAWSSAARAELTRPF; the protein is encoded by the coding sequence ATGGATATCAATCTATTATCCGTTATGAGCAAGCAGCTCAGCGGTAATGACTATGATGCCCTTGATATAGTAGCAGTGGTGCTTACGGGTATGAGTGTCGTTTTCGCAGGGCTTGTTATTCTTATTGTGCTCGTAATGCTCTATGGTAAAATATTTGAAAGCTTGAATAAAAGCAAGGCTGAAAAAGCTGCCGCTGCGAAGGCTGCCGCTGTTAAAAAGGAAGAGCCGGCTCCTAAGCCTGCCCCCAAGCCCGCCGCTCCTGCTGCTAAGATAGAAAGCGGCATCGAGGAGGAGACGGTGGCGGTCATTATGGCTGCTATATCGGCTTACGGCGCTGCAAGCGGTAAAAAGCTCAGAGTTGCCGGTATCAAGAGAGCAGGTGGCTCAAAGGGCAGTGCTAATGCTTGGTCTTCTGCTGCAAGAGCAGAGCTTACAAGACCGTTTTAA